The Zavarzinella sp. sequence CAATACTCGATCCGGAAAGCCATGCCTCGCTGGCACGTGCATTTCTTGCCAAGTATTGTGATGATGCGGACCTGCTGGCAATGGTGCAGTTCCACGATGAACCGTACGCACTATTTCGCCAATTTGAAAGTAAAGGGATCTATAACCAGGCACGATTCGATGCTTTGTTGCAGGCGATTGGAGATTGGAATCTGTTTCTGGCATTCAACATCATCGATGGTTGCACGATCGGCAAAGCCCGCGACCCACTGATCTGGTTGTTTCAGGAAGTGGCAGGGAAGGTCGAATCTACCTTTACTTCAGAAGATATCATCGTGTGACTGACTATGCATGTGGAATTCATCTGCCGCATTTTGATGCTGTGGGCGATGAAAGCAACCTAACCCCCCAACCCCCCTTCCCTCGCAGGGAAGGGGAGCAAGTCGTCCGCACATTCATTCCCCTCTCCTGCGAGGAGAGGGGTGGCGTAGCCGGGGTGAGGTCAAAAAATGCAACCCCCCAGCCCATTCCCTCGCAGGCGGGAATCCATTTTTTTCATATTTGGCAGGTTCTGGATACCAATTTAAGTTTAGAGCCCTGGATTCCCGCCTGCGCGGGAATGACGGCTTTCAGGAGCTTTCTCATCTTATCAAGAAGCAATTTTTGATGAATTCTTTCTCATAATTTAAATCCTCCTTCTTCGCATCCGAATGACTTTGTGACTCTTATGAGGAAATCTGATGAGAAATGTGTTCATTTTTGGTTTGGGTGCGGTGCTTGTCGGTGTGATTTCATCCCCACTGGTGGCGGATGAAAAAGAAGCACGTGCGGTGCTCGAAAAAGCAATCAAGGCCCACGGTGGGGTGGAAGAGCTCAAAAAGCTGGAATCCCACAGTGCCCAGTTTTCGGGCACCATCAGCACCAACGGCATGGACCTGAAGTTTGCTGGTGAAGTGAAAGCCAAAGGTTCGGAATATTTCAAAGTGGCGATGGAAATCGATGTCAACAACATGAACATTGCGATCGTCAACGTGATCAGCAAAGACAAAGGCTGGGCCAAAGTAGCCGACAACATTATCGAAATGGACAAAGACCAGGTTGCCGAAGCAATGCAGCAGGGGCATCAGAACGCGGCACTTAACCTCTTCCCACTACTGGACAAAAAATACAAACTGAGTGTGGTTGGAGAAGAGAAAGTAAACGGGAAAGATGCGATCTGTATCCGTGTGGAACATCCTAAGTTCCGTGCCATCAACATCTGTTTCGACAAAAAAAGTTACCTGTTGGTGCAAGCGACTTCCGTGGTAAAAGACTTTCAGGCGGGAGAAGAAGTGACCGAAGTGACCACCATGACCGATCATGAAGATAAAGGCAGCCGCCAGCCAAAGAAACTTACCATCACCCGTGATGGGAAACCATACATCACCATGGAAGTTTCTTCATACCAGTTGAACCAGAAGTTTGATGACAAGGAATTTTCCAAACCATCCTCAGACGATTAATGCATCAGCTTACGACATTGTCCGGTGGGGCATCCAGCAACGGATCCACCGGATTGACAATCTTCTGATCGCCTAGTGGCCCTTCATTATCTTTGCGGTGCTTCTGTTGCACTCCAGGAATCACGGTAATCTGCTGGAACATATCCGGTCGCCGATCCAGTCGTGGGGTGACAGTGCCTGCGTGGCGGGCTTCCATCAGGTCGTCCAGATCGAGATCGCAGATCAATACCGTTTCTTCGTTGGCATCCGCTTCTGCAGCAATACCATCGCGGGCGAACGGAAAATCCGACGGTGTCAGCACAGCGGCCTGACCATACTGCACATCCATGTTGGTTACATCGGGCAAATTGCCCACGTTCCCTGCCAGACAGACATAAATCTGGTTTTCAATCGCCCGCGCGTGGGCACAGAGCCGCACCCGCAGGTAACCCTGGCGGTTATCGGTGCAGAATGGCACAAACAGGATTTCAATTCCCTCATCGGCCAGATACCGCACCAGTTCCGGGAATTCGACATCATAACAGATCGATACACCAATGCGAGCCCCACCTGGGGTATCAATCACTACCAGGCGATCCCCGCCGGTAATGCCCCACCATTTGCGCTCGTTGGGTGTGATATGCAGTTTGGGTTGCTCAATGACCCGCCCATCCGGCAGGAAAACATGGCAGATATTTTCCAGCTTATCGCCTTTGAAGACCGGGTGGCTGCCACCGATAATCGTCAAACCATATTTCATCGACAACTCACGGAACATTTCAATGAGCCTTGGGGTATATTCCGCAAGTTTTTTCATCCCTTCCTGGGGCGACAAAGCATCCACCTGAGAAAGTAGCTGCACCGTAAACAGTTCCGGAAACAGCACATAATCCGAACCGTAATCCCCTGCCACATCGACAAAGTATTCCACCTGACGTGCAAACCCTTTGAACGATTTTATTTTTCGCATCTGGTATTGCACGCACGCCACCCGCACCTTGCGAGGGCCTTTTTTGGGTGGGCGATAATCCGGATTTAGCCATTCAATCAAGCTGGAATTGTTCTTACTTCGTGGATCACGCAGATAGTTCGGCATCACCCCACGGAAACTGAAGCCTTCACGCAGTTGAAAACTCAACACCAGATCGCGAATTTCGCCAGCCACCACGCGGGCGGCATATTCTTCGGGAGAGTAGCGGTCGGCGTAATCGATGTAATTCCATAACCTGCCCCCTGCCAGAATCCGCCGCAGGTTCTTCCGTTTACACAATTCGCGACGCGCAGCATACAAAGCAGCCCCCACCCCCAGGCCACGTGTTTCGGGGTGGACATAAACATCGGCACCGTAAAGCGTATCGCCCTGTGGGTCGTGGTTAGTGAAATAGCCGCTATCTGTAATTCCCGACCAGGTGTGGTTCCGCAGTGGTTCGGAACCAAGATTGACAATCAAGGAAGAGCAGGCCCCGACAATTTTTCCGGCCACTTCCGCAACAAATTGCCCTTCAGGAAATTGCCGCAAGTGGCTGAGCAGGTGGGTCTCGCCCCAGACCACATTTTCTTCAGCCATTGTGGGATAGGCAGCCTTGTTCAATTCCACCAGCAACGTGATATCATCCGCACGCAGCAGACGCACGTGCACGCCATCGCGGGCTTCTTTCTTCTTTGATTTTGCCATAATATTAGTGAAAATTAATTCATCATCTGTCAGAGATGTCGTCTTTCTTTATGGTAGGCGTTCCGAAGCGGGAATGTGCACCACACTGAATGCACAGACTTCGAATGGCACCTTCTTTGGCAGTGGGCTGGGGATCTGGGTGGCACCGTTCCAGGTGACGTAAACCCTTGCACCATCAGGAGATACAGCCGTACTGAAAGTGCCGATCGGCACAAACCCAGCCTTGGCATGGATGGGAGCATAAAGAAATGCAATTACTTTTTTTGTTTTCGTTTTCAGGTCGAACTGCACCAAGGGTGTGCCAATTCGTTCCGCACCACCGTGGGCACCAGGGATGTAATACAGATATCGTTCGGTTTTCGGATCGAGATCGATCGACGTCACATAATCCGGCCCACCAATCGTGGGATCGCCAATTAGTTCCGCTTTTTCGGTTTTGGTATCGAACACCCACAGTTGATTGCGGTCGATGGTGTAGACTTTGCCCGATTTGCTTTCTTCAGTGGCTGCCCGCAGCACAATTTTGGCATCGATTGGGGTCAACTGATCCGGTTTCGCGGGGTCAAAGCGATAGAGAGCTTCCACTGCATCGGCTTTATCCTTCCCTTCAGGTCGCTGGTGGAAATAGACACGCCCTGTGGAAGGTGCGAAGATCATATATCGTGCGGGGCCCACTTCATGAGAAAAAACTAATTTGTTGTCCTTCACATCGTAGGCCAGGAACTGTGGTTTCTTCACATTTGCCCCATCCTGGGTGCCCGCGTAGAAGATTAAGCGTTGCGGATCCAGCACGCTGGTGGGCATGCACTGAAATGGCAGTGGGGCGTGCTTGACAATTTCCGTAAGTCCTTTCTGTGGATGGTGCCGAATGATCCAGTCCCCCTGATAGTGGTACTGTGCCGTGGTAATCCGCGTCGAGCCACGGTGCGTGGCAAAATAGAGCCAGCCATCGCTGCCCAGGTCGATACGACTGTGGATTTTGCCCGGCGTGTAATGGCCTTCAGGAAGTTTTAATAATTTCCGCACATCCACCAGTTGCTTCAGGGTTTTGGTGGCATCATCGTATTCATACACATACGCATTGCCGTGCGGTGCCAGGTGGTCGCCAATGGCCGAGTAATATTTGCCATCAATTGCCAGCCCATCGCCCCAGTTGGACCAGGGCTTCCCCGCATAGGTTTGTCCGGGATAGAACTGGAAATCGACCGTGGGGACTGTTTTGGCGATCCCCACCTCTTTGGGAAGATCCACCGGTGCTTTCAGGAACGCAGGATCGCTTAAGGTGATTGCTGTCTGGCCGTTGGGCAATTTTGGTGGAAAACGTTCCCCATCCTGTGCCTGTAATGGCACGATCATGCCAAAAAGCAGAATAAATGACTGAATTCTCATGAAGTAATCCTCATTTGTCGGTGGGTTGGATGATGTGGAGTTTGTTGACAGGCAGTTTTTCTATCAGGTGTGTGGTGCCATCCGGAAAACGCACCTGCAGATCAATCTGGTCATGCTTTCCAAGGCCAAAGTGGCATTCTGCCATCTGCCCACTGGCATAGCCGTAGCCCACGTTAATTTCCTGTGTGCCCAATCGCTTTTTGGTACCCGCTTCAAACAGTTCAAATCGCGTGCCAATGCCATCGCTGTTGAACTTCTTGCCGGTGGCTTTCAACGTCACCCAGTTCCCCACCTCGGCAGTGCTGTTCTTGAGTAGTCGACAGTGATTGTTCTGGTACCAGTTCACCAGAAACAGATCCCGCTTCCCATCGCGGTTGAAATCTGCGGATGGACCTGCTGGGAAGTAAACCAGTTTCCCTTTTGTTGCACCTTGTTCTTCGAAACGTGGTTTGCTGGGATCTGTGGTCACATTCCGGTAAATGACGGGATGAATTGAGCCATCATCCTGCAAGTATGCTGCGGTGGTGTAAATATCGGGCCGGCCATCGTTGTCGAAGTCAATCAACTCCACGTGGGGGGTCTTCACTGCCAACGAATCGGGCAGGCCAGCCTCTTTGGTAATATCCCGAAAGGTGGGTTCCCCAGCAACAATTCCCGTGTTCAGATAGACGCGATTACGGGCAGGCTCACCATGAATGCCCAGCACAATATCCAGCAGCCCATCATTATTAATATCTGCCGTTGCCACACCACACGGCCAGTCTTCGTTGTGAAGTGGCTTCCAGGCAAAGGTTTCTGCTAACTTCTTGGATTCCTGGTACTTTCCCTTTCCATCACTCAAGAAGAAACGGTTGGAGTGCCCCACCAGAAAATCGGGGAAGCCATCGTTGTTCCAGTCTGCCACAGCGTGGCCAAGTCCGAACAGATCGTTGGGCAGCCCCACCGTTTCGGTGACATCTTCAAACTTCAATTTGCCCAGGTTTTTCATCAGGCGAGACTTGGGGTTTTTGCGAAAGCGGTCTTCAATGATCAGCAGATCGAGTAACCCATCTCGGTTGTAGTCGAAAATACCAATATTTCTGGCTGTTTGCATTTCCTTGGGAACCGCACCCGATTTTTCAGTGATGTCGAAGTAATAATTGTCCCGATCCTGCAACAGGCGGGAGGGTTCTACTTTGGCTTTCCCCTGGATACCCATGGTTTTGCCCGCACTGGCTTTGGCATTGTTGGAAATGAATAATTCCTGTTCGCCATCGTTGTTGAGGTCGGCAAAAACTGCCCCACTAGTGCGGCCGTAGACCATCGTCCCTGGGATTGCGACATGGGCAAAAGTGCCATCTTCGGTTTGTCGTAACAGATAGCTATGTACCGGCTTGTTAACAGGTGCATATTCCGCATCGGGCCTGTCGCAGAAACCGCCGACAAACAGGTCTGGGACACCGTTATCTTCAAAATCTCCCCACGCTGCACCGTGGCCCATCATTCCTTTCAGAAAGTTCTTGATCCCACTCTTTTCAGTAACATCTTCGAACTGAATCACCACCTGACCATGGGAGGAACTGGCAATACCAAAGAATAACACTGCCAGAAACACAGACTGTCGCTTGATCATATCAATCATCCTCCAGGTGGGGTATTAATAACCTGCTGCTTTACCATCCAGACGATGGTCTGCCGCACCGTAGTATTTGCCGGTTTTGGGATCAATGTAGATCGAATGAGCGTCGCCTTGCCGACCAATCGTGATTCGGTGGCCCAATTTCTTTAGTTCATCCAGATCGATATTGTGGTGGGCTTCGATTCGCAGTGTATCCGGGAACCACTGATGGTGCTGGCGAGGGAATGCCACGGCCTGATCGATCGGCATTTCGTAATCGATGACATTTGTCACCACGCAGAACACTGTATTGATGATGGTTCGCCCACCTGGGCTTCCGACAATCAGAAATGGCTTTCCGTTTTTCAGAACAATCGTGGGCGACATCGAACTGAGCATCCGCTTGCTAGGTGCCACCAGGTTCGGCGGAGTGCCAATGCGACCTGTCAGATCGGTAATCCCAGGCCGGGAATTAAAATCGCCCATCTCGTTGTTCAGCAGAATCCCCGTACCAGGCACCATCACGCGGGAGCCGTAACTGTTTTCCAGCGTATAAGTATTGGATACAGCCATCCCATCGCGATCAATCACCGAAAAGTGCGTGGTGCTGTCACTTTCTTTGGTTAAGGGAATATCACCTGCCAGCTCTTCACTGGGGGTGGCTTTGGTCAGCGAAATGGTTTTTGCCAGTTTCGCCGCATACTCCTTACTGGTTAAGTAGTTCGGGATTTTGGTAAACGCCGGATCGCCCAGAAATGCTGCCCGATCGCGATAAGCACGCCGCATGATTTCTGCCTGCAGGTGCCTTGCAGGTACCGAACCTGCCGGAAAATTCTTCATGTCGAAGGTTTCCTGCATGTTCAACATTTGAATCAGGACGGTCCCACCCGAGCTGGGTGGTGCGGCACCAATGATGGTGTAGCCCCGGTAACTGCCTGTCAGCACCTCGCGTTCCACCGCACGGTAAGCTTTCAGGTCGGCTTCGGTAATGAATCCTTTGCCGATTTCCATTTCTTTGGCAATCAGTTCGGCAGTTTTTCCTTCGTAAAAACCTTTGGCGCCAGCACTTGCGATCCGTTTCAGCGTGGCAGCCAGTTCCGGCTGAATCAAGCGATCCCCCACCTTCCAGGGGGTTTTGCCCGCGTCCTTGCCCAGCACCCGCAGCATTTCCGGGTGGGCTTTCGAGCGACTTAAAATGCTGTTCAGTGTGCGTGTCAGAAACTCATCCATCAGAAAGCCATTTTCTGCCAGATCGATTGCTGGCTGCACCACCTCTTTCCAGGGAAGCTTGCCAAACTTTTTGTGGGCCATTTCCAATCCATGCACCGTTCCAGGCGTTCCCACAGCACGGTGATTGTGCCAGTTGGTAGTTTTAATGAATGTTTTCTCATTCGCGGCTGCCGGTGCAGTTTCTCGATAGTCAAACATCGTTGGTTTGCCGTTGGCAGGTGCCACCAGCATGAAGCCACCCCCACCAATATTGCCCGCTTCCGGGTGCGTGACTGCCATTGCCAATGCCACCGCAACGCTGGCATCGACGGAATTTCCGCCCTTTTTGAGAATGGCAACGCCCACATCGGCTGCATCGGGCGAAACGCACACCACCATGCCATTGGTGCCTTCCACCACCGCATGTGGTTTCTGAGCGTGCAGCACCACCGCTGATAGCAGCATGCCCAAAAAAGTGATCAATGATCTCATGTTGTTCTTCCCAGCCTGCCCGAACTAATACTAGCGTAACCGATTTGCAGGGGTGGGTACAAATGGATTCCTTATTCAGGAATGGATTTCTGCGATTCGCACCCTCTTCATTATTTGTTCATAAATATTATCCAGCCCACGTGCGTCTAAAATCGCGACATTCAACCTTCAACGTTTCGCTTGGCAGAAAGGGATCAACATGTATAATCAAATACTAGTTAGAGCAAATGGTTAATTCCGTTATCCATTTGAATCAACCATTCCCAACGTCCAAAACAACATCATGAATAGAACCCAACAAGCAGATATTACCATTATTGGTGCGGGCCTTGCCGGTTTAGCGTGTGCCTGCCATCTGCATCGTGCAGGAGTGCGTATTCAGGTGCTGGAGGCATCGGATCATGTTGGTGGGAGGATACGCACCGACATTGTGGCTGGGCACCAGCTCGACCGTGGCTTTCAGGTGTTTATCACGGGTTATCCCGAAGCGAAGCAGATGCTGGATTATCAGCAACTGCACCTGCAAATGTTTGAACCAGGAGCAATGATACGCTGGAACAAACAATTTTACCGCCTTGTCGATCCGTGGCGGCGACCCTTTGCCAGCCTGCCCACCTTGCTTTCGCCTGTGGGCACTCTGGGAGACAAAATCCGCATCGATCGTTTGCGAAAAACTGTCAGTTCCGGCACTCTGGAAGAATTATTCGACGGCCCAAACATCACCACATTGCAATTATTGCAGCAATTTGGTTTTTCCCCACAGATTATCGGACGATTTTTCCGTCCGTTCTTCGGAGGGATCTTCCTGGATAATTCGCTGGATAGCCATGCGAATATGATGCGGTTTGTCTTTCGGATGTTTGCCAATTCCGATGCTACTCTGCCTAAAGCGGGGATGCAGGCCATCCCGCAGCAACTGGCCAATCAACTCCCTCCAGAAACGATTCGTTTCAATTGCCCCGTTCGCAGTATTGCCAATGGTTGTATCTATCTGGAAAACGGTGAAGTGCTGGTCAGCCCGCAAACGGTTGTGGCGGTGGAAGGTGCGGCATTAAAACAGTTCATTCCGGATTACCCAACGGTTCCTGGTCAGTCTGTCACCTGTTTGTACTTTACCGCACCGAAGGCACCATTCACACAGCCCTATCTGGTGTTGAACGGGGAAGGAAGTGGGGTAATCAATAATCTGGCCGTGCTCAGTAATGTGGTACCGGAATACGCCCCACCAGATCGGGCCTTGATTTCCGTTTCCGTGCTTGGCAATCATGCACTGGAAGAGATTCTGCCCACGGTGAAACAGGAATTGCATTCCTGGTATGGGGTACAAACCGAACAATGGGAATTATTAAAGCACTATCAGATTCCCTATGCCTTACCACGCCAGCATGTGGAAGATTTTGCGAAGATGAGGCAGCTAACCGCTCCATTACCACCCAATGTTCAAATCTGTGGGGATCATACTCATCACGGTTCCATCCAGGGTGCGTTGGAATCAGGACGACGTGCTGCTGAGCTGGCATTACAACTGGTTCCACGTTTCAGTGCCTGAGTCATCATTGTTTACATCACCGTTATTCCCCACCGATGCAGACGATGCAAGTGGGCTGGCGGGCGAATTCACCTTCCAGATTACATGTGGCCAGAAACAACTTCCCACCATGCAAGGTCAGCCCACCGTAATTCATGCCAGGTGCCTGAATGGGTGCGTCCTTTAATGATAAGGTCCAGGCGGGTTGCCCGGTTTTGCGAACAATGGCATGTACGACGCCAGCGTTATCGGCAGCAAAAACAGTGTCTGCGGTCACTACCGGCGGGGCAAACAGCGATGCCTTTGCATCGTACAGCAGC is a genomic window containing:
- the ggt gene encoding gamma-glutamyltransferase, translating into MRSLITFLGMLLSAVVLHAQKPHAVVEGTNGMVVCVSPDAADVGVAILKKGGNSVDASVAVALAMAVTHPEAGNIGGGGFMLVAPANGKPTMFDYRETAPAAANEKTFIKTTNWHNHRAVGTPGTVHGLEMAHKKFGKLPWKEVVQPAIDLAENGFLMDEFLTRTLNSILSRSKAHPEMLRVLGKDAGKTPWKVGDRLIQPELAATLKRIASAGAKGFYEGKTAELIAKEMEIGKGFITEADLKAYRAVEREVLTGSYRGYTIIGAAPPSSGGTVLIQMLNMQETFDMKNFPAGSVPARHLQAEIMRRAYRDRAAFLGDPAFTKIPNYLTSKEYAAKLAKTISLTKATPSEELAGDIPLTKESDSTTHFSVIDRDGMAVSNTYTLENSYGSRVMVPGTGILLNNEMGDFNSRPGITDLTGRIGTPPNLVAPSKRMLSSMSPTIVLKNGKPFLIVGSPGGRTIINTVFCVVTNVIDYEMPIDQAVAFPRQHHQWFPDTLRIEAHHNIDLDELKKLGHRITIGRQGDAHSIYIDPKTGKYYGAADHRLDGKAAGY
- a CDS encoding bifunctional GNAT family N-acetyltransferase/carbon-nitrogen hydrolase family protein, which gives rise to MAKSKKKEARDGVHVRLLRADDITLLVELNKAAYPTMAEENVVWGETHLLSHLRQFPEGQFVAEVAGKIVGACSSLIVNLGSEPLRNHTWSGITDSGYFTNHDPQGDTLYGADVYVHPETRGLGVGAALYAARRELCKRKNLRRILAGGRLWNYIDYADRYSPEEYAARVVAGEIRDLVLSFQLREGFSFRGVMPNYLRDPRSKNNSSLIEWLNPDYRPPKKGPRKVRVACVQYQMRKIKSFKGFARQVEYFVDVAGDYGSDYVLFPELFTVQLLSQVDALSPQEGMKKLAEYTPRLIEMFRELSMKYGLTIIGGSHPVFKGDKLENICHVFLPDGRVIEQPKLHITPNERKWWGITGGDRLVVIDTPGGARIGVSICYDVEFPELVRYLADEGIEILFVPFCTDNRQGYLRVRLCAHARAIENQIYVCLAGNVGNLPDVTNMDVQYGQAAVLTPSDFPFARDGIAAEADANEETVLICDLDLDDLMEARHAGTVTPRLDRRPDMFQQITVIPGVQQKHRKDNEGPLGDQKIVNPVDPLLDAPPDNVVS
- a CDS encoding CRTAC1 family protein — encoded protein: MIKRQSVFLAVLFFGIASSSHGQVVIQFEDVTEKSGIKNFLKGMMGHGAAWGDFEDNGVPDLFVGGFCDRPDAEYAPVNKPVHSYLLRQTEDGTFAHVAIPGTMVYGRTSGAVFADLNNDGEQELFISNNAKASAGKTMGIQGKAKVEPSRLLQDRDNYYFDITEKSGAVPKEMQTARNIGIFDYNRDGLLDLLIIEDRFRKNPKSRLMKNLGKLKFEDVTETVGLPNDLFGLGHAVADWNNDGFPDFLVGHSNRFFLSDGKGKYQESKKLAETFAWKPLHNEDWPCGVATADINNDGLLDIVLGIHGEPARNRVYLNTGIVAGEPTFRDITKEAGLPDSLAVKTPHVELIDFDNDGRPDIYTTAAYLQDDGSIHPVIYRNVTTDPSKPRFEEQGATKGKLVYFPAGPSADFNRDGKRDLFLVNWYQNNHCRLLKNSTAEVGNWVTLKATGKKFNSDGIGTRFELFEAGTKKRLGTQEINVGYGYASGQMAECHFGLGKHDQIDLQVRFPDGTTHLIEKLPVNKLHIIQPTDK
- a CDS encoding NAD(P)/FAD-dependent oxidoreductase, which encodes MNRTQQADITIIGAGLAGLACACHLHRAGVRIQVLEASDHVGGRIRTDIVAGHQLDRGFQVFITGYPEAKQMLDYQQLHLQMFEPGAMIRWNKQFYRLVDPWRRPFASLPTLLSPVGTLGDKIRIDRLRKTVSSGTLEELFDGPNITTLQLLQQFGFSPQIIGRFFRPFFGGIFLDNSLDSHANMMRFVFRMFANSDATLPKAGMQAIPQQLANQLPPETIRFNCPVRSIANGCIYLENGEVLVSPQTVVAVEGAALKQFIPDYPTVPGQSVTCLYFTAPKAPFTQPYLVLNGEGSGVINNLAVLSNVVPEYAPPDRALISVSVLGNHALEEILPTVKQELHSWYGVQTEQWELLKHYQIPYALPRQHVEDFAKMRQLTAPLPPNVQICGDHTHHGSIQGALESGRRAAELALQLVPRFSA